A region from the Drosophila mauritiana strain mau12 chromosome 2L, ASM438214v1, whole genome shotgun sequence genome encodes:
- the LOC117150520 gene encoding gonadotropin-releasing hormone receptor isoform X1, which yields MAKVAEENDHRDLSNWSNVNDTNGTIHLTKDMVFNDGHRLSITVYSILFVISTIGNSTVLYLLTKRRLRGPLRIDIMLMHLAIADLMVTLLLMPMEIVWAWTVQWLSTDLMCRLMSFFRVFGLYLSSYVMVCISLDRYFAILKPLKRSYNRGRIMLACAWLGSVVCSIPQAFLFHLEEHPAVTGYFQCVIFNSFRSDFDEKLYQAASMCSMYAFPLIMFIYCYGAIYLEIYRKSQRVLKDVIAERFRRSNDDVLSRAKKRTLKMTITIVIVFIICWTPYYTISMWYWLDKHSADKINPLVRKALFIFASTNSCMNPLVYGLYNIRGRMNNNNPSVNNRHTSLSNRLDSSNQLMQKQLTNNSLLNGRGQVMAAAVSATTKLANVVGLKGTANGNGSAAGAGTVPPTPPLTVSIAPLATDDEANDDSCLSAVTIRCQDQSPIRQKCDDSIELTSVVK from the exons ATGGCAAAAGTAGCTGAGGAGAATGATCATCGTGATCTAAGTAATTGGTCGAACGTGAACGACACCAATGGCACCATTCACCTGACCAAGGATATGGTCTTCAATGATGGCCACCGATTGTCCATCACAGTGTACAG CATACTGTTTGTGATCTCAACAATTGGCAACAGCACCGTGCTGTATCTGCTGACCAAGCGGCGACTGCGCGGTCCCTTGCGTATTGATATCATGCTAATGCATCTGGCCATCGCCGATCTAATGGTGACGCTGCTCCTGATGCCAATGGAGATCGTGTGGGCCTGGACAGTGCAGTGGCTATCCACGGACCTGATGTGCCGCCTGATGAGCTTCTTCCGCGTCTTCGGCCTGTACCTGTCCAGCTACGTGATGGTCTGCATATCGCTCGACAG ATACTTTGCCATACTGAAGCCGCTCAAGCGGTCCTACAACCGGGGACGCATCATGCTGGCCTGCGCCTGGCTGGGATCTGTCGTCTGCAGCATTCCACAG GCCTTTCTCTTCCATCTGGAGGAGCATCCCGCCGTCACCGGCTACTTTCAGTGCGTCATCTTCAACTCCTTCAGGAGCGACTTTGATGAGAAGCTGTATCAGGCGGCCTCCATGTGCAGCATGTACGCCTTTCCGCTGATCATGTTCATCTACTGCTACGGAGCCATCTACCTGGAGATCTACCGGAAGAGCCAGCGCGTCCTCAAGGACGTGATTGCCGAGCGTTTCCGGCGCTCCAACGACGACGTGCTCAGCCGGGCCAAGAAGCGCACGCTCAAGATGACCATCACGATTGTGATTGTGTTCATCATATGCTGGACTCCGTACTACACCATATCCATGTGGTACTGGCTGGACAAGCACTCCGCGGACAAGATCAATCCCCTGGTGCGCAAGGCGCTGTTCATCTTTGCGTCGACCAACTCATGTATGAATCCTTTGGTCTACGGACTCTACAACATTCGCGGGCGAATGAACAACAATAATCCG TCGGTGAACAACAGGCACACCTCGCTATCCAATCGCCTGGACTCCTCCAATCAGCTGATGCAAAAGCAGTTGACCAACAACTCGCTGCTCAATGGAAGAGGCCAGGTGATGGCAGCCGCAGTCTCGGCCACCACAAAGTTGGCCAATGTGGTCGGCCTCAAAGGCACTGCCAATGGCAATGGCTCAGCTGCAGGTGCGGGAACAGTTCCACCAACTCCTCCGCTGACAGTATCCATCGCTCCGCTGGCCACCGATGACGAGGCCAACGATGATTCCTGCCTCAGTGCGGTCACCATCAGGTGCCAGGATCAATCCCCGATCCGCCAGAA ATGTGACGACTCCATCGAACTGACCAGTGTGGTCAAGTAG
- the LOC117150520 gene encoding gonadotropin-releasing hormone receptor isoform X2, translating into MAKVAEENDHRDLSNWSNVNDTNGTIHLTKDMVFNDGHRLSITVYSILFVISTIGNSTVLYLLTKRRLRGPLRIDIMLMHLAIADLMVTLLLMPMEIVWAWTVQWLSTDLMCRLMSFFRVFGLYLSSYVMVCISLDRYFAILKPLKRSYNRGRIMLACAWLGSVVCSIPQAFLFHLEEHPAVTGYFQCVIFNSFRSDFDEKLYQAASMCSMYAFPLIMFIYCYGAIYLEIYRKSQRVLKDVIAERFRRSNDDVLSRAKKRTLKMTITIVIVFIICWTPYYTISMWYWLDKHSADKINPLVRKALFIFASTNSCMNPLVYGLYNIRGRMNNNNPSVNNRHTSLSNRLDSSNQLMQKQLTNNSLLNGRGQVMAAAVSATTKLANVVGLKGTANGNGSAAGAGTVPPTPPLTVSIAPLATDDEANDDSCLSAVTIRCQDQSPIRQK; encoded by the exons ATGGCAAAAGTAGCTGAGGAGAATGATCATCGTGATCTAAGTAATTGGTCGAACGTGAACGACACCAATGGCACCATTCACCTGACCAAGGATATGGTCTTCAATGATGGCCACCGATTGTCCATCACAGTGTACAG CATACTGTTTGTGATCTCAACAATTGGCAACAGCACCGTGCTGTATCTGCTGACCAAGCGGCGACTGCGCGGTCCCTTGCGTATTGATATCATGCTAATGCATCTGGCCATCGCCGATCTAATGGTGACGCTGCTCCTGATGCCAATGGAGATCGTGTGGGCCTGGACAGTGCAGTGGCTATCCACGGACCTGATGTGCCGCCTGATGAGCTTCTTCCGCGTCTTCGGCCTGTACCTGTCCAGCTACGTGATGGTCTGCATATCGCTCGACAG ATACTTTGCCATACTGAAGCCGCTCAAGCGGTCCTACAACCGGGGACGCATCATGCTGGCCTGCGCCTGGCTGGGATCTGTCGTCTGCAGCATTCCACAG GCCTTTCTCTTCCATCTGGAGGAGCATCCCGCCGTCACCGGCTACTTTCAGTGCGTCATCTTCAACTCCTTCAGGAGCGACTTTGATGAGAAGCTGTATCAGGCGGCCTCCATGTGCAGCATGTACGCCTTTCCGCTGATCATGTTCATCTACTGCTACGGAGCCATCTACCTGGAGATCTACCGGAAGAGCCAGCGCGTCCTCAAGGACGTGATTGCCGAGCGTTTCCGGCGCTCCAACGACGACGTGCTCAGCCGGGCCAAGAAGCGCACGCTCAAGATGACCATCACGATTGTGATTGTGTTCATCATATGCTGGACTCCGTACTACACCATATCCATGTGGTACTGGCTGGACAAGCACTCCGCGGACAAGATCAATCCCCTGGTGCGCAAGGCGCTGTTCATCTTTGCGTCGACCAACTCATGTATGAATCCTTTGGTCTACGGACTCTACAACATTCGCGGGCGAATGAACAACAATAATCCG TCGGTGAACAACAGGCACACCTCGCTATCCAATCGCCTGGACTCCTCCAATCAGCTGATGCAAAAGCAGTTGACCAACAACTCGCTGCTCAATGGAAGAGGCCAGGTGATGGCAGCCGCAGTCTCGGCCACCACAAAGTTGGCCAATGTGGTCGGCCTCAAAGGCACTGCCAATGGCAATGGCTCAGCTGCAGGTGCGGGAACAGTTCCACCAACTCCTCCGCTGACAGTATCCATCGCTCCGCTGGCCACCGATGACGAGGCCAACGATGATTCCTGCCTCAGTGCGGTCACCATCAGGTGCCAGGATCAATCCCCGATCCGCCAGAAGTAA